The sequence below is a genomic window from Tenacibaculum tangerinum.
ACTACTGTTTCTATTTTTAGGAACGAACCATGTCGAAGCGCAACAAGATAGTCAATACACACAATACATGTATGCCACAAATATTATCAACCCCGCGTATGTTGGTTCGAGAGACATGTGGAGCATTACCAGCCAGTATCGAGCACAATGGACGGGACTAGAAGGTGCTCCGAAAACTATTAATTTAACGGTAAATGGTCCACTAAGCTCTCGATATGATAATATGGGAATTGGGCTAGATATCATACATGAAACTATTGGTCCGTCAGTAGAATCAAACTTGGTAGCAGACTATTCCTATAAAGTAAAACTAAACCAATACATTTCGTTAGCTTTTGGAGTTAAGGCAGGCTTAAAACTAATTAATATAGATTATACAAAATTAGATATTTATGATACTACCGACCCCTCATTCCAATATAATATAAATAATAGATTAGGCGCTGTAATAGGGGCGGGCCTATATCTTTATGATGATTTATGGTATGCGGGGGTATCGGTACCTGACTTTTTAACGACCGATTATTATGACGATACTACCGTTTCGACGGCAAGAGAAAGAATGACGTATTACGCAATGGGAGGGTATGTGTTTTATATAAACGACGACCTCAAATTTAAACCTGCTTTCTTAGCAAAAATGACTAGCGGAGCGCCTATAGTAGCCGATATATCTGCCAACTTTTTATTCAATGAAAAGTTTACATTAGGGGCATCGTATAGGTTTGGATTGGCGGTGAGTGCCATCACAGGATTCCAAGTAAACGACAACTTCCTTATAGGATATTCGTATGACTTAGATACGACAAATCTTGGTAATTACAACGGAGGATCTCATGGTATATTTTTACGTTATGATTTTGAATCGAAAAGATCTGTTCGATTGTTAACTCCTCGCTTTTTCTAAAGAAAATAATTTACTATGAATAATCAAACAACAATAATTTATGTGTTTTTTTTATGTATAGGATTGTCTAGTAGTGCTTTAGGTCAGTCAGATGCTATAGAGAAGGCAAATACTGAGTATGACAACCTAAATTACATAAATGCAATTGAAATTTACGAAAGCGTTGTTGAAAGTGGTGTAGAAGACCCGAAACTCATTCATCGACTTGCTAGTGCAAATTATTTTAATGGAAAGTACGACGATGCTGCAAAATGGTATAAAAAATATTATAGCATTCCTACTGTAAAACGTACTATTTTAGATGATTATAGGTATGGACAAGTATTAAAAACGCAAAAACAGTATAAAGAGGCAGACAGCTTATTGGCAACATATTACCAATATAAGGGCATGCGCTACAAGAGTTTAGAAGGCGTTAATGAGTATACAGAAATTATTGATAATAGTGGTATTTTCAGGTTTCAACAGTTCGAGTGGAATACTGTTTTATCTGAGTATCCAGCTTTTATAAAGGAAAATGATTTGTATGTTTCTGGATATGACTTAGATAGTAAGAAAAAGCGACGTATTCGTGATACAACCACAGACCTATACAAGTTAGAAGAATCAGGAAAGTTTGTGCCCATCTCAGATTTTGTTAACTCAGTGTATAACGAAGGCTCTTTTACCATTACCAACGACGGAAAAACAATGTATTTTACACGTAATTCCTATTTGAATGGTCGCTTAAAAAAAAGATCAGACGACGTTGTTACCATTGGAGTTTACGTAGCTCAGTTTAGAGATGGTGAATGGAAAAATGTAAAAGAATTCCCTTTTAATAATGAAAACTACTCTGTCGGACATCCAACGCTGAGTAAAGATAATAAGACACTTTATTATATATCGGACGAACCAGGAGGAAAAGGAGGTACCGATTTGTATAAAGTAACTGTTTTTAAAGACGGTACTTTTGGAGAACCTGAAAACATGGTTGAATTAAATACCTTAGGAGATGAAATGTTTCCTTTTATAGACCATATAGACGGCAGCCTTTACTTTTCTTCTGACGGCCCCCAAAGTATGGGAGGGTTAGATGTATTTATTTCAAAATTAACAGCAGATAAAGTGTATAAAAGAGCTTATAATTTAGGAAATCAAATAAACAGTACCTACGATGATTTTGCATTTCTTATTGGAAAAAACAGAATAGGTTATTTTGCTTCCAATAAGGTAAATGATGTAGGCATGGACGATGTTTATAGCTTTGAAATGCTGAAAGATTTTCAGGTGCCTAACTTTTTTAAATTGAATGGAATTGTAACAGATTACGATACAGACCTTCCTTTACATCAAGTACAAATAACTCTTTTTGATAAAGAGAACAACATCGTGAGTAAAACAGTAACTAATGCATTCGGTGGATATGAATTTGATGAAATAAAAGCATCTGAAATGGGATATATAACAGCTGATAAGGAAGCCTATCAACACACAGAAAAGAATATTACTCCAAAACATATTGAAGCAAAAATTCTTGATGTAACGATGCTGTCGCTAGCGAAAGAAATTCCAAAGTTTATAACCATAAGCGGAAAAGTAAAAGATGTCAAATTAAAAGCTCCTATTTCAAGGGCTACTGTTAAACTATTAGATATTAACAATAACGTACTACAAGAAACAACATCAAATGATGCAGGAAGTTATGTGTTTAGTAATGTAACCACAAATGCAGTGGTATTTATGCGCGCAGAGAAAAGCTCTTATCAAACAGAAGAAGAAGAGATTAATCTTAAAGAAGTACACAACGGAGAGTTTATAAAAGATATTTATTTAGCAAAAAATAATGTTTTATTAGAAATGGGTAACGATATTTCTACCATCTTAAATCCTATTTATTTCGATTATGGACAAAGTAACATACGTCCAGATGCAGCGGTAGAACTTGAGAAAATAGTACAAGTACTAAGAAAGTACCCAACCTTAGTCATTAAAATAGAGTCGCATACCGATAGTAGAGGAACGAGTGATTTTAACAGAAACCTATCGGATAAAAGAGCAAAGGCTACGAGAGATTATATCATTTATAAAGGAATAAGTGACAATCGTATAACAAGTGCTACAGGCTATGGAGAAGACAAACTGTTAAACCATTGTGGCAATGCCAATCAGAATAAATGTACCGAAGAAGAACACCAAGTAAACAGAAGATCTAATTTTTATATAGTTGACGTTAAAAAAGAGGAGTCAACAACTAAATATCAAGAAACAAACAATTTGAATACAAGCGAAACAGTAAAATTTTCGGATGAAGAAACCAAAACAGTAGCTACAGGTTTAGTGTATAGAATTCAAGTAGGGGTTTTAAATAGCCCAAATAGAAAAGATTTATTTCCAAACTTAAAAAACTTAGAAGTACTTTATATTGAAAGCTATTACAAATATTTTTGTTGTGCTTCTACTACGCTAAAACAAGCAAAAGCAGAAAGAAGAAAAGTAAATAAATTAGGATATAAAGATGCGTTTATAGTACCGTTTTTCGACGGAAAAAAGATTACGTTAAAAGAAGCAATATTACTAAGTAAATAAACCTATGAGAAAGATTAAGATTCCTTAACGCATAACCTTAAAACAAATATCAGAAGCTAAATCTGAGTATCAAATAGCTTAAAAATTCAGTATTCTAGAAGAATATCTTTATCTAAACTCTTAAAATTTTGCAAGTTTAAGTGTCAATTAATAGATATTTAAGTAAATAAACTGTAATAAAGCTAGATTTTGTATGTTTTATTATTATATTTGCAATGCGAATCTGTTGGGTGTTTATAGTACTTAAGAGAGGTGAATTTTAGTAGTAGAAGTACTTCTATAAAAAACAATCTTTTAGTATTTAAAATGTTATATAATTAACAACAGTATAGATTAGATGAGGTTTTTATCAGTTCGTTTTTTATATACCTGCCTTCTATAAAAAACAATTGTTAATTATCCAAAATCGAGAGAAAATTACTAAGTGTTTATAGCTTAAAAAGTCTCCCAAAAGATTCAAATATATATAATAAAGAGTAATATAAATAGTTGAAATGAATTTTCAATGAGATGCTTCACGTCTTTTTGGTAGTTTATTTTGGCTGCGTTAATGGAAGCTACCCAGTAGCTAATGTTTAACAAATTATATTACACTTATGTATATCTTAGAATTAATTTTAATTTTAAAAAAACTGGTTTGCGTGAACGCCTTTTTTTAGCAACTACATCGTTAGATGCTGAAATAAAGATGACTTATTCCGTAAGAGTTCAGAATACATTGACACAATCTTTACTGGTACCTACAAAACCAACTAATTTTAATAGTTGTTATTCTTACGATAAACAAACAGCACCTGCAATTCTGCAAAAAGTAGGGGTTAAATTATCAACCATTCATACTTTTATCGAACAATATAGCTCAGATATTCTTAGATTTTCTAAAAGGTTATCAAAAAAAAGTCGTGATTATTTTGATGATTTTCTTAGAGTTAACTTTAAGAAAAAAATATTTTTTTACTTACTAAATAACCGCTATATCAACATTAAAAAAAAACAAATACCTCCATTTAATTTGAAAACTACAAACATTCCCCCCAATTGTATAGATGTAAATACTTATTTTTTAGACAGTCGAGAACTAAAAAGTGAATTAGAAAGCAGTAATAATTATCAATCAGTAGCAGTACAATACAATGTTAATGAAGCAGGTTTTTTCAATCGCGACCACTTATTAATTATAGTACTATCGCTAATTATTGTCAAACTAATAATTCTTTCATGGTCTTTGTACGTAGATAAATTAAAGAAAAGAACACAATTTCAATTAGTGAAGCTGAAATTAACAAGGTCTCAAATGAAACCGCATGTTATTTTTAACGTTTTAAATAACATTCAAAGTATCATGTTTTTAGAAGACCATGAATCAGTATGTTCTTATATTAAACAATATTCGATGTTTATTAGATATACCTTGGATATGAGTAGTACTGAATTTGTTTCTTTAAAAAACGAAATAGAATACCTTACCCATTATGTAGCATTACAAAAAGTAAATTTAGACAATAGTCTTGATTATACTTTTAATATTTCAGCGAGTTTAGATTGTGAAAACATTTTCATTCCGTCTCTAGTAGTTCAACCAATAATCGAAAATTCAATTTTGCATGGGTTGCTTCCAAAAAAAGACAATAGAAATTTAGTGGTAAATTTCTTAAGAAGCGACGATAAAGTAGTTGTTGAGATTATTGATAATGGAATTGGGATGGAAGAATCAAGAAAGAGAAAAATAAATAGTAAAAGATCGTATAAATCTTTAGGAACACTCTTTATCAAAGAAAGAATAAAAGATATCAATTCGCTTAACAAAACTAAAATTGAAATGCGTGTCATTGATTTATTTTTAAAAAATAAAACGCATGGAACAAAAGTTGTTCTAAGCTTTCCTGATAACCTCCCAAAAAATCAAGGACTTTAAATAATATGCTGTATTTAAAAGTTACTCATACTATTAAGATTTCTCCCTCTGATTGAAATGAGAGTTTTCAAGGAAAAGATTGCTTCGTGCCTCGCAATGACGAAAATCAAAAAACAACAACGTCATTACGAACGGACACTGAGCCTTTCGACTGACGCTCAAGATAAACTAAAGTCGAAGTGGAAAGTGACGTAATCTCATAAATTGGAGTTATTCATAAACGCATACTTTCATTTTGTCTTGATACAAAACGAAACAAAAAATCAAGACTTATTTTTCTTTTTATTGAATTCTACGTTGTATTCCGTATTCGAATCCAGACCGTAAACTCTTTGGATTCTCTTGTACTCCATAACCTTGAATTCTACTAAAATAAAAATAGGTCGGCGTTTACCCATTCTCTTCTCTACCTCCTTGTAACCAGAATATTAGAAACGTCCTCAGAAAACAAACCGAAAATTACACCACAAGAAACGT
It includes:
- a CDS encoding PorP/SprF family type IX secretion system membrane protein codes for the protein MNKITKYMHIVVCPILLFLFLGTNHVEAQQDSQYTQYMYATNIINPAYVGSRDMWSITSQYRAQWTGLEGAPKTINLTVNGPLSSRYDNMGIGLDIIHETIGPSVESNLVADYSYKVKLNQYISLAFGVKAGLKLINIDYTKLDIYDTTDPSFQYNINNRLGAVIGAGLYLYDDLWYAGVSVPDFLTTDYYDDTTVSTARERMTYYAMGGYVFYINDDLKFKPAFLAKMTSGAPIVADISANFLFNEKFTLGASYRFGLAVSAITGFQVNDNFLIGYSYDLDTTNLGNYNGGSHGIFLRYDFESKRSVRLLTPRFF
- a CDS encoding carboxypeptidase regulatory-like domain-containing protein translates to MNNQTTIIYVFFLCIGLSSSALGQSDAIEKANTEYDNLNYINAIEIYESVVESGVEDPKLIHRLASANYFNGKYDDAAKWYKKYYSIPTVKRTILDDYRYGQVLKTQKQYKEADSLLATYYQYKGMRYKSLEGVNEYTEIIDNSGIFRFQQFEWNTVLSEYPAFIKENDLYVSGYDLDSKKKRRIRDTTTDLYKLEESGKFVPISDFVNSVYNEGSFTITNDGKTMYFTRNSYLNGRLKKRSDDVVTIGVYVAQFRDGEWKNVKEFPFNNENYSVGHPTLSKDNKTLYYISDEPGGKGGTDLYKVTVFKDGTFGEPENMVELNTLGDEMFPFIDHIDGSLYFSSDGPQSMGGLDVFISKLTADKVYKRAYNLGNQINSTYDDFAFLIGKNRIGYFASNKVNDVGMDDVYSFEMLKDFQVPNFFKLNGIVTDYDTDLPLHQVQITLFDKENNIVSKTVTNAFGGYEFDEIKASEMGYITADKEAYQHTEKNITPKHIEAKILDVTMLSLAKEIPKFITISGKVKDVKLKAPISRATVKLLDINNNVLQETTSNDAGSYVFSNVTTNAVVFMRAEKSSYQTEEEEINLKEVHNGEFIKDIYLAKNNVLLEMGNDISTILNPIYFDYGQSNIRPDAAVELEKIVQVLRKYPTLVIKIESHTDSRGTSDFNRNLSDKRAKATRDYIIYKGISDNRITSATGYGEDKLLNHCGNANQNKCTEEEHQVNRRSNFYIVDVKKEESTTKYQETNNLNTSETVKFSDEETKTVATGLVYRIQVGVLNSPNRKDLFPNLKNLEVLYIESYYKYFCCASTTLKQAKAERRKVNKLGYKDAFIVPFFDGKKITLKEAILLSK
- a CDS encoding sensor histidine kinase; the encoded protein is MFNKLYYTYVYLRINFNFKKTGLRERLFLATTSLDAEIKMTYSVRVQNTLTQSLLVPTKPTNFNSCYSYDKQTAPAILQKVGVKLSTIHTFIEQYSSDILRFSKRLSKKSRDYFDDFLRVNFKKKIFFYLLNNRYINIKKKQIPPFNLKTTNIPPNCIDVNTYFLDSRELKSELESSNNYQSVAVQYNVNEAGFFNRDHLLIIVLSLIIVKLIILSWSLYVDKLKKRTQFQLVKLKLTRSQMKPHVIFNVLNNIQSIMFLEDHESVCSYIKQYSMFIRYTLDMSSTEFVSLKNEIEYLTHYVALQKVNLDNSLDYTFNISASLDCENIFIPSLVVQPIIENSILHGLLPKKDNRNLVVNFLRSDDKVVVEIIDNGIGMEESRKRKINSKRSYKSLGTLFIKERIKDINSLNKTKIEMRVIDLFLKNKTHGTKVVLSFPDNLPKNQGL